Proteins from a genomic interval of Yarrowia lipolytica chromosome 1E, complete sequence:
- a CDS encoding uncharacterized protein (Putative exonuclease): MEPWNSLSLKVWLKDDVGYKKFAESQMAILQRFSFGSAQDYIQDEHASRVYRLLSNTNENNAHRVANAWFDYGQLYTFLQILCEPEEAEYAFDAGRKWRSVAYDLILEKIGAEPTEDQFQEHGRKGNVTHCANLPITDKARAVFDASSDTYKLQTREQILDEIADWNINSMASAIWEEALLTTPQSNGEYNEKAMYELSMNFLTQILRLEGGPRKLCSPFGPAYLRFYNKYFAIFQSMRLLEAAGVQLPVTINSYDLDGSLWYILARQAER; encoded by the coding sequence ATGGAGCCATGGAATTCACTAAGCTTAAAAGTGTGGTTGAAGGACGATGTGGGGTACAAGAAGTTTGCCGAGTCTCAAATGGCCATTCTACAGAGGTTCAGTTTCGGGTCGGCACAGGATTACATCCAAGATGAGCATGCATCACGGGTATACAGGCTGCTATCAAATACAAATGAGAACAACGCGCACCGAGTGGCAAATGCGTGGTTCGACTATGGCCAGCTATATACATTTCTACAGATTCTATGCGAGCCCGAGGAAGCCGAATACGCATTTGATGCTGGCAGGAAATGGCGATCTGTGGCATACGACTTGATTCTTGAGAAGATAGGTGCAGAGCCCACTGAGGATCAGTTTCAAGAGCATGGCAGAAAGGGAAATGTGACGCACTGTGCGAATCTACCCATCACAGACAAAGCCAGGGCTGTTTTTGATGCCAGTAGCGACACTTACAAGCTGCAAACACGCGAACAAATTCTAGATGAGATTGCAGATTGGAACATCAACTCCATGGCGTCGGCCATTTGGGAAGAAGCTCTGCTGACTACTCCTCAGAGCAATGGTGAGTACAACGAGAAGGCAATGTATGAGCTGTCTATGAACTTCCTGACTCAAATACTGCGACTCGAAGGTGGTCCTCGGAAACTCTGCTCTCCTTTCGGGCCAGCGTATCTCCGATTTTATAACAAGTATTTTGCTATTTTTCAGAGTATGCGGCTGCTggaggctgctggagtTCAGCTTCCGGTCACAATCAACAGTTACGATTTGGACGGATCTCTGTGGTACATTCTGGCCCGACAGGCTGAGAGGTaa